In Spirosoma aureum, a single genomic region encodes these proteins:
- a CDS encoding DUF2911 domain-containing protein produces the protein MRTKHISRVITLTLAGVLMTMMTWAQGDKANRPSPPATASGKIKDATITINYSSPSVKGRQVWDPSGTLAPYGKVWRAGANEATIFETDKDIKVEGKTLPAGKYSLFAIPDQKEWKIIFNSQTGQWGIKRGGEANRDPANDVLTVSVKPATAPMTERLVYNVTGKGVVLKWETVEVPIAIQ, from the coding sequence ATGAGAACTAAACACATTAGCCGGGTAATTACGCTAACGTTAGCCGGCGTATTAATGACAATGATGACATGGGCTCAAGGAGACAAGGCGAACCGGCCTAGTCCACCGGCTACAGCCAGTGGGAAAATTAAAGATGCTACCATCACCATCAATTATAGTAGCCCTTCGGTGAAAGGTCGCCAGGTTTGGGACCCTAGTGGTACGCTTGCTCCTTATGGAAAAGTGTGGCGGGCCGGAGCCAATGAAGCGACTATCTTCGAGACGGACAAAGACATCAAGGTCGAAGGAAAAACACTGCCTGCCGGAAAATATAGCCTATTTGCCATTCCTGATCAAAAAGAATGGAAAATCATCTTTAATTCTCAAACGGGTCAGTGGGGTATCAAACGGGGTGGAGAGGCCAATCGCGATCCGGCCAATGACGTATTGACCGTATCTGTAAAGCCAGCCACGGCGCCCATGACGGAACGGCTGGTGTATAATGTAACCGGCAAAGGAGTTGTTCTGAAATGGGAAACGGTTGAGGTGCCCATTGCTATTCAGTAA
- the glmM gene encoding phosphoglucosamine mutase produces MALIKSISGIRGTIGGRSGDGLTPLDVVKFAAAFGQWLRQRNPEKQTVVIGRDGRLSGEMVSKLVAATLQGLGLHVIDLGLSTTPTVELAVTAEGAAGGIILTASHNPIQWNALKLLNEAGEFISATDGAEVLSIAEAESFDFAEARKLGKYQTDTSWLQKHIDLILALPLVDRAAIAARNFRVIVDAVNSTGGLAVPMLLEALGVEKIAKLHCEPTGNFAHNPEPLPENLRDIIKEMEKGNTDLGIVVDPDVDRLALICEDGSPFGEEYTLVAVSDYVLKNKPGNTVSNLSSTIALRDVTQKYGGQHFASAVGEVNVVEMMKAKDAVIGGEGNGGIIYPDLHYGRDALVGIALFLTHLAKSGKSASMLRRTYPNYYISKNKIELTPDIDVDAVLDRIQAKYARNPINTIDGVKIEFDKEWVHLRKSNTEPIIRIYSESDTLATADHLAGKIIDDIREVIAEKR; encoded by the coding sequence GTGGCATTAATTAAGTCTATTTCCGGGATACGAGGAACGATTGGGGGGCGCAGCGGAGACGGACTGACGCCCTTGGATGTGGTTAAATTTGCGGCTGCTTTCGGGCAGTGGCTTCGGCAACGCAACCCTGAGAAACAAACTGTTGTGATTGGCCGCGATGGACGGCTTTCGGGTGAAATGGTATCGAAGCTGGTAGCGGCTACTTTACAGGGCCTGGGTTTGCATGTGATCGACCTTGGTCTGTCAACGACTCCTACTGTTGAACTTGCCGTAACGGCCGAAGGGGCTGCGGGTGGCATCATCTTAACGGCCAGCCATAATCCTATACAATGGAATGCCCTTAAACTTCTGAATGAAGCCGGTGAATTTATTTCAGCAACGGATGGAGCCGAAGTACTTTCTATTGCGGAAGCTGAATCATTTGATTTTGCGGAAGCGCGTAAATTAGGTAAATATCAAACCGATACGAGCTGGCTTCAAAAACATATTGACCTGATCTTGGCCTTGCCCTTGGTAGATCGTGCTGCCATTGCAGCCCGTAATTTCAGGGTTATTGTCGATGCGGTTAACTCCACGGGTGGCCTGGCGGTACCGATGCTGCTGGAAGCCCTGGGTGTAGAAAAAATCGCCAAATTACACTGCGAACCGACGGGCAATTTTGCTCATAATCCCGAACCCTTACCTGAAAATCTACGCGATATAATCAAGGAGATGGAGAAAGGGAATACGGACCTCGGTATTGTGGTCGATCCTGACGTTGACCGGCTTGCCCTGATTTGTGAAGATGGTTCGCCGTTTGGCGAAGAATATACGCTGGTTGCCGTTTCAGATTATGTCCTGAAAAACAAGCCTGGCAATACCGTGTCAAATTTGTCGAGCACGATAGCGCTACGCGACGTGACCCAAAAATACGGCGGACAGCATTTTGCGTCAGCGGTTGGCGAGGTTAACGTGGTTGAGATGATGAAAGCGAAAGACGCGGTCATTGGCGGTGAAGGCAACGGCGGCATTATCTATCCTGACCTTCATTACGGTCGCGATGCTCTGGTTGGCATTGCGCTGTTTCTGACCCATCTGGCCAAGTCGGGAAAGTCAGCTTCTATGCTGCGACGGACCTACCCGAATTATTACATTTCCAAAAACAAAATTGAACTGACACCCGATATTGATGTTGATGCCGTGCTGGATCGGATTCAGGCTAAATACGCCCGGAATCCAATCAACACCATCGATGGCGTTAAGATCGAGTTCGACAAAGAGTGGGTTCACCTGCGGAAGTCAAATACAGAACCAATCATCCGTATCTACTCCGAATCGGATACCCTTGCCACTGCCGATCATCTGGCTGGTAAAATCATTGACGACATTCGTGAAGTGATTGCCGAAAAACGATAA
- a CDS encoding T9SS type A sorting domain-containing protein encodes MKFRLPLFYWFSFTQCWLVPVSGFLLLIAFLQPIKAKDNPTSYVAISETRPGADVESPLADPITLSLTPASPAICAGRSVALALTGCPVAGTVRWSTNQTGASITVSPAQTTSYTATCSVSGPQGTTTASATSQVVVNQPIVLTSNPASTSACEGAAVSFSVTANGSGIAYSWSRNGVPIAGSNSPQLSLASITMAQAGAYAVTLSNQCGNVSSSAAQLAIAPGLTISSAVTPANCTGASTGQIFITASGGTGPRQFQLNGQGSQVENIFSNLKAGTYQVSVKDVLGCTAQTTAQIKEPTPVVLTVKVVNAKCSGGSDGGVFVAATGGNAPYQFQINGGQLQTGESFFDLKDKTAYIVTAVDGTGCATSQTAVIGAPQAIDIKATIGSAKCTGSADGTINILSSGGTGSYQYQIGAGVFQAGTLFTGLAANTYEVTVKDGSGCLGKKSIAVPEPLPLKLTAAVTPVNCFGDNSGAITLTPSGGTGSVQYQLTSTKTPQKSNVFKALALGDYTVVGTDSNGCTALLPVTIGKSDPLKVQASIVPATCCVCPTGQVALTSGGGTGTGRQFQLIGRPFQASNQFAGLPPGTYRFRISDEVGCTDSVAVAVTDASSMSLSPGRIKDVPCTGGRDGEAAVQLTGGTKPFVFYWQTERKDTLKARTPTQTGLSEGTYTVSVLDSNRCTTTTTFVTVKALAPIPPKPVITQTSTSLSIVEVTGIQWYVTVDTSAGKPVPNATTSTLVPFQSGRYYVVVTQGGCASLPSNFVTFVLTASEPIGDLSVRVVPNPVTDRLRLEIEQTQRQAVQVQLIDQSGRAVRDYQIPAFTGKKQAEWPLTGISSGQYMLKAEAGDRRSVIRILVE; translated from the coding sequence ATGAAATTTCGTTTACCGTTATTTTATTGGTTTTCCTTTACACAGTGTTGGCTAGTACCTGTTTCTGGTTTCCTGCTGCTAATCGCTTTCCTCCAACCAATCAAGGCTAAAGATAACCCTACTTCTTATGTAGCTATTAGTGAAACTAGACCCGGTGCAGATGTCGAAAGCCCGTTGGCGGATCCTATCACCCTATCCCTTACACCAGCTTCTCCAGCAATATGTGCAGGCAGAAGCGTTGCTCTGGCGCTGACAGGTTGTCCGGTTGCCGGCACAGTTCGGTGGTCGACTAATCAGACAGGTGCAAGCATTACGGTGAGTCCTGCTCAAACAACAAGCTACACAGCCACCTGCTCCGTAAGCGGGCCACAGGGAACAACGACTGCTTCGGCAACTAGCCAGGTTGTGGTCAATCAGCCAATAGTTCTTACCAGCAACCCGGCATCTACATCGGCCTGTGAAGGCGCTGCGGTATCGTTTTCGGTTACTGCAAACGGTTCTGGTATTGCATATTCGTGGTCTCGAAACGGAGTGCCGATAGCTGGTTCGAATAGTCCTCAACTGTCGCTGGCCAGCATTACTATGGCCCAGGCGGGAGCTTATGCTGTTACTTTATCGAACCAATGCGGGAATGTGTCAAGTTCAGCGGCCCAACTGGCAATTGCTCCGGGATTAACGATATCCAGTGCTGTTACACCCGCCAATTGTACGGGGGCCAGTACGGGCCAGATTTTTATTACAGCCTCTGGTGGTACAGGGCCGCGGCAGTTTCAGCTGAACGGGCAAGGATCTCAGGTAGAAAATATTTTCTCAAACTTAAAGGCCGGAACTTATCAGGTATCAGTTAAAGACGTTCTTGGGTGTACAGCCCAAACTACCGCACAGATTAAAGAACCTACGCCTGTAGTTTTGACCGTAAAAGTTGTCAATGCAAAATGTTCAGGTGGATCCGATGGGGGGGTATTCGTTGCCGCCACGGGCGGAAATGCTCCTTACCAATTTCAGATCAATGGTGGGCAGTTACAGACTGGGGAATCATTTTTCGATTTGAAAGACAAGACTGCCTACATCGTTACGGCAGTTGACGGAACTGGCTGTGCCACATCACAGACCGCCGTGATTGGGGCTCCTCAGGCAATTGATATAAAAGCTACTATCGGGTCGGCAAAATGTACGGGCTCTGCCGATGGTACGATTAATATTTTGAGCTCGGGCGGCACAGGCTCCTATCAATATCAGATCGGTGCGGGTGTCTTTCAGGCGGGAACATTGTTCACTGGCCTTGCGGCTAATACCTATGAGGTTACGGTTAAAGATGGGAGTGGCTGTTTAGGGAAAAAATCAATAGCTGTACCGGAACCATTGCCCCTGAAACTGACCGCTGCGGTTACACCAGTCAATTGTTTTGGCGATAATAGTGGTGCCATTACACTAACGCCAAGTGGCGGAACGGGATCTGTTCAATATCAGCTGACATCTACCAAAACGCCCCAGAAAAGTAATGTATTCAAAGCGCTTGCGCTGGGTGATTACACGGTTGTAGGGACCGATTCAAATGGGTGTACAGCACTCTTACCCGTTACAATTGGTAAATCTGATCCCCTGAAAGTACAGGCTTCCATCGTGCCAGCTACCTGTTGTGTTTGCCCAACGGGCCAAGTGGCGCTGACTAGCGGTGGTGGCACCGGAACAGGACGGCAGTTTCAGTTAATTGGTCGGCCGTTTCAGGCCAGTAATCAATTTGCAGGGTTACCGCCAGGTACGTATCGTTTCCGGATTTCCGACGAAGTTGGCTGTACCGATTCGGTGGCTGTCGCTGTTACCGATGCATCATCCATGTCGCTGTCGCCTGGTCGTATAAAAGATGTTCCGTGTACGGGTGGACGCGATGGTGAAGCGGCCGTACAACTCACCGGAGGAACCAAGCCGTTCGTGTTCTACTGGCAGACCGAACGGAAAGATACCCTGAAAGCCCGGACGCCAACGCAGACTGGCCTATCTGAAGGTACTTACACCGTTAGTGTTCTGGATAGTAATCGCTGTACGACCACCACGACGTTTGTTACGGTAAAAGCGCTGGCTCCGATCCCGCCAAAGCCGGTTATTACGCAGACAAGTACTAGCCTTTCGATCGTTGAGGTGACGGGTATTCAATGGTATGTAACAGTGGATACGAGCGCTGGCAAACCGGTGCCGAATGCGACGACCTCTACGTTAGTTCCTTTCCAGAGTGGCCGTTATTACGTTGTTGTGACTCAAGGGGGATGTGCATCTTTGCCTTCCAACTTTGTGACGTTTGTGTTAACGGCCTCAGAGCCCATTGGCGACTTGTCGGTGCGAGTGGTGCCGAATCCGGTCACAGATCGGTTGCGACTGGAAATTGAACAAACACAACGGCAGGCTGTACAGGTACAGTTAATCGATCAGTCAGGTCGAGCCGTTCGGGATTATCAAATTCCCGCATTTACGGGTAAAAAGCAGGCTGAGTGGCCATTGACCGGCATTTCTTCAGGCCAGTATATGCTGAAAGCCGAAGCTGGTGATCGCCGATCTGTAATTAGAATTCTGGTAGAGTAA
- a CDS encoding FAD-binding protein has protein sequence MSLPNGLQQLVVSELTNRHENFTQPLTPDTSFKLTIPSGLPDSKSEYRQTTANFQWLIKHAIENNSRLRAIGKNWSFAKVGVTNGGMIDTDALMQTFAIRNTSVAPAYLQAGKSADNLFFTECGTTIHILEQLLEARNKSIRASGASNGQTVAGATSTGTHGAAFDFGAVHDTIVGLHIVCGPDKHIWLERASYPVAGQPFLDLLDVTEVIRDDNLFNAAIVSFGSFGFIHGIMLEIEALFWLKSYSAKSVPYTSALKKAMTDCDFSGITNALNLPPPTPDAKPYHFQLIVNPHQFDLTGTDPTRGPFVRILYKHHTKPAGATPPPLKPGFTYGDDTMGLIQTLLDKLTPRKLVPTLVNMLYPQALEDTDGWVGTMSDFFGNTNIRGKASSAAIGVDAKDSPRVLEEVVALNAESAFPGIMGLRWVKKTPATLGFTRFPITCVLELDGIESELTRQFLERAWNRLDALGIPYTQHWGKVNFNLDGSRIRRQYGDAAVDAWLTARNQLLDSPTRAVFTNEFMEKCGLDQEVVDEPIV, from the coding sequence ATGAGCTTACCGAATGGCCTTCAGCAATTGGTGGTTTCAGAACTGACCAATCGCCATGAAAACTTTACGCAACCCCTTACACCCGACACGTCTTTTAAGCTGACCATTCCCAGTGGTTTACCCGATAGCAAATCTGAATATCGGCAAACGACCGCTAATTTTCAGTGGCTCATCAAACACGCCATCGAGAATAATAGTCGTTTACGGGCTATTGGCAAAAACTGGTCGTTCGCTAAAGTTGGTGTTACTAATGGCGGTATGATCGATACCGACGCGCTGATGCAAACCTTTGCCATCCGAAATACATCGGTTGCACCCGCCTATCTGCAGGCAGGCAAATCGGCGGATAACCTGTTTTTTACTGAATGCGGCACTACGATCCACATTTTGGAACAACTCCTTGAGGCTCGCAATAAGTCGATCCGCGCATCGGGAGCCAGCAATGGGCAGACTGTTGCCGGAGCCACATCAACCGGTACCCACGGCGCAGCGTTCGACTTTGGGGCCGTGCACGATACCATCGTGGGCCTACATATCGTGTGCGGCCCCGACAAACACATCTGGCTGGAACGGGCGTCGTATCCAGTAGCGGGTCAACCCTTCCTTGACTTGCTTGACGTAACTGAGGTAATACGTGATGATAATCTGTTCAATGCAGCCATAGTTAGTTTTGGTTCATTTGGCTTCATTCATGGCATTATGCTCGAAATCGAAGCCCTGTTCTGGTTAAAGTCATATAGTGCGAAGAGTGTACCCTATACCAGCGCCCTCAAAAAAGCCATGACCGACTGTGATTTTTCGGGTATTACCAACGCACTGAACCTCCCACCGCCAACGCCCGACGCCAAACCCTATCATTTCCAGCTTATTGTCAATCCGCATCAGTTCGACCTGACCGGGACCGACCCGACGCGGGGGCCGTTCGTCAGGATTTTGTATAAACACCACACAAAACCCGCTGGGGCAACACCTCCCCCACTCAAACCAGGTTTTACATACGGCGATGATACGATGGGCTTAATCCAAACGCTATTGGATAAGCTTACTCCCCGAAAACTTGTGCCTACGCTCGTCAATATGCTTTATCCACAGGCATTGGAGGATACTGATGGCTGGGTTGGTACCATGAGTGATTTTTTCGGGAATACGAATATTCGGGGAAAAGCCTCCAGTGCCGCTATCGGTGTTGATGCGAAAGACAGTCCGCGTGTATTGGAGGAAGTCGTTGCGCTGAATGCAGAATCCGCTTTTCCGGGTATTATGGGCCTGCGATGGGTAAAGAAAACCCCGGCAACCCTGGGCTTTACACGCTTTCCGATCACCTGCGTACTGGAGCTCGACGGTATTGAATCTGAATTGACGCGTCAATTTCTGGAACGCGCCTGGAATCGGCTCGATGCGTTGGGCATTCCCTACACCCAGCATTGGGGAAAGGTCAATTTCAATCTTGATGGCTCCCGTATTCGTCGGCAGTACGGTGATGCCGCCGTTGATGCGTGGCTAACGGCCCGGAATCAACTCCTTGACTCTCCGACGCGGGCCGTATTCACCAATGAATTTATGGAAAAATGTGGGCTGGACCAGGAAGTCGTCGATGAACCAATTGTGTAA
- a CDS encoding peptidase: MTYCLGIKVASGLVAIADRRLTSGTEVSSNRKISVHEVENHSLFIMTSGLRSVRDKAITYFKEVISERDRSFNKLYKAVNAFGEQVKRVAQEDKESITASGLNFNLNAIVGGQLEDDEEHKLFLLYPEGNWVEVDQGSPFKIIGNSGYGKPLLFRNLSYETSLPEALKIGFLAFDATRVSANDVDYPLDVVIYPKDSFHMTEYRLEKEDMDEVSHQWSALLSNSVRKLPTYWMDPIFEKVRSVKNV; the protein is encoded by the coding sequence ATGACGTATTGTTTAGGAATTAAAGTCGCGTCGGGCTTAGTGGCCATTGCCGACAGACGGTTGACCTCTGGCACCGAAGTATCGTCTAATCGAAAAATTTCGGTTCACGAAGTCGAAAATCACTCGTTGTTTATCATGACGTCGGGCCTGCGGTCAGTACGCGACAAGGCTATTACGTATTTTAAAGAAGTGATTTCTGAACGAGATCGCTCGTTCAACAAGCTGTATAAGGCAGTAAATGCCTTTGGTGAACAGGTTAAGCGTGTGGCTCAGGAAGATAAAGAATCCATTACGGCCAGCGGTTTAAATTTCAATTTAAACGCCATTGTTGGCGGCCAATTGGAAGACGACGAAGAACATAAGCTCTTTCTGTTGTATCCTGAGGGAAACTGGGTAGAGGTAGATCAGGGATCACCATTTAAGATAATCGGCAACTCTGGATACGGCAAGCCACTGTTATTCAGAAATTTATCTTACGAAACCAGCCTACCCGAAGCGTTAAAAATTGGCTTTCTCGCCTTCGATGCCACCCGAGTCAGCGCCAACGATGTCGATTATCCATTAGATGTCGTCATTTACCCCAAAGACAGTTTTCACATGACCGAATACCGGCTCGAAAAAGAAGACATGGATGAAGTGTCGCACCAGTGGAGCGCGCTTCTTAGTAACTCTGTCCGCAAATTACCGACCTACTGGATGGACCCAATCTTTGAGAAAGTACGTTCGGTTAAAAATGTATAA
- a CDS encoding transglutaminase family protein, translating to MLLHVRHESEYNYDIPVALGPQTLYLYPRTYPYQQMLDYSLIIDPKPSRIVRNIDVEGNVQQLAYFNHPTNRLMVTAEMKLQSDEFNSFDFVLFPFETQRVPFRYPKYEQDLLQPYLERVGVTHRIEDWAKQIAAKSGWQTTGFLIALNQTIREFTYEIREVGSPFPPEQTLTLRKGSCRDYTTLFMAACRSLGIAARFVSGYLFGNPQQEHQLHAWVEVYLPGAGWRGFDPTEGSLVVNRHIFLTSTAKPELAAPISGTFIGRANSTLRSELLFA from the coding sequence ATGCTTCTTCACGTTCGGCACGAATCTGAATACAACTATGATATTCCTGTTGCACTCGGCCCGCAAACGCTGTATCTATACCCCCGGACCTATCCTTACCAGCAAATGCTGGACTATAGCCTGATAATCGACCCTAAACCGTCGCGGATTGTGCGGAACATTGATGTAGAAGGCAACGTACAACAATTAGCCTATTTTAACCATCCGACTAACCGCCTGATGGTTACGGCCGAGATGAAACTTCAGTCAGACGAGTTTAACTCGTTCGACTTTGTGCTTTTTCCGTTTGAAACCCAGCGTGTGCCGTTTCGCTATCCCAAATATGAACAGGATTTGTTGCAACCTTATTTAGAGCGCGTTGGTGTCACACATCGAATTGAAGACTGGGCCAAACAGATCGCAGCTAAATCGGGCTGGCAGACAACGGGTTTTCTAATCGCCCTGAATCAAACCATTCGGGAGTTTACGTATGAAATTCGCGAAGTAGGGTCGCCATTTCCGCCTGAGCAAACGCTTACGCTACGCAAGGGCTCCTGTCGCGATTATACTACGTTGTTCATGGCTGCTTGCCGGAGTCTTGGTATTGCGGCTCGTTTTGTGAGTGGGTATTTGTTCGGAAATCCACAACAGGAGCATCAGCTACACGCCTGGGTTGAGGTATATCTGCCCGGCGCTGGCTGGCGGGGCTTCGATCCAACCGAAGGGTCACTTGTTGTGAACCGGCATATATTTCTGACATCAACGGCCAAACCAGAATTGGCAGCCCCTATCAGTGGAACATTTATAGGGCGGGCTAATTCTACTTTACGATCGGAGTTATTATTTGCATAA
- a CDS encoding sialate O-acetylesterase produces MKLFLRPLLLTGLTAMLWAIGLLQAVAQIDVTYPVSRMIVQRDNNNNATVQIAGSYAQLFDSVEARAVVRTSGQGTTTNWATLQTNPLNGQFNGTLTITGGWYRIEVRGKRNGQVVASDSVDRFGVGEVFAIVGHSNAQGSACIINNTDYCTTMPGALDDRVTVVPLDQTTPEFLQYENTADTRYLPGLTFSQLSTFSGISPFAKMSWFWGHMGDLLVQRINVPVLIYNAGFGGTNMEYNYKAAYDIPFDHGFIKYSIRMPYVNLRNLMNLYVPSTGIRAILLQHGENDRGNPTDLIVTHHYGVIDKVRQEFGKPNLAWIIALSSFVGAPFDNVRQAQLQVINRQNYLTYMGPDLDNVNSPADRPDGIHFSASGQNQVGALWANAISNSYLQSIQPYLAQNQPFTSIACAPGNQLTLTQPAGYQYTWNTGDSIQSLTVGAGTYSVRLRDPQKKVVFPPAVTVPSVVRPATPTITVSGSMSLCLPGSVTLTSSYSGPNLWSTSAVTSSILANQVGAYSVQAVNGVYGCQSSPTSITISNAMTDLSLSLGVSRRTAAVGDTVTFSLTVKNEGSCDAGAVTMQNRLPDNMVFVSSSTLTSTSGVISGTIANVAPGQSVTRQYVARLTAPGMYQNAGQLTAQARIDPDSQPNSGTGDGQDDAAMVDLRTTSTAGTLSLFSSPNPNQTPLPPIQSNQPTPNPSKADLSLTMELSQRYVRAGQTITVTLKVFNLGGLNATGIVVKNDLPAGMQFVSSPSGMTSSGSSVTGSIGQLAAGQTASLSFTATVTSQGNFTNVAQIMACNQSDPDSTPGNGTTNGEDDTAQVDLRANSASGARIAATPNAVASPNKQAINATPTSTQGHRFSNNAPKK; encoded by the coding sequence ATGAAATTATTTTTACGGCCACTCCTGCTAACAGGGTTGACGGCTATGTTATGGGCCATTGGTCTATTACAGGCTGTTGCCCAAATCGATGTTACTTATCCGGTCAGCCGCATGATTGTCCAGCGGGACAATAATAACAACGCGACGGTTCAGATTGCTGGTAGTTATGCCCAACTGTTTGATTCGGTAGAAGCTCGTGCCGTTGTTCGAACAAGCGGACAGGGAACCACGACCAACTGGGCTACGCTTCAAACAAATCCACTCAACGGTCAATTCAATGGTACCTTAACCATCACGGGAGGGTGGTATCGAATTGAAGTCCGTGGAAAGCGAAATGGTCAGGTTGTGGCATCTGATTCAGTCGATCGGTTTGGCGTTGGTGAGGTCTTTGCCATCGTTGGTCATTCAAATGCACAGGGGTCAGCTTGCATTATTAATAATACGGACTACTGCACAACGATGCCCGGAGCCCTTGACGACCGTGTAACGGTGGTTCCTCTCGATCAAACAACCCCAGAGTTTTTACAATATGAAAACACCGCCGATACACGCTATTTACCCGGACTGACATTCAGTCAATTATCTACATTTAGTGGCATCTCTCCCTTCGCCAAAATGTCGTGGTTCTGGGGTCACATGGGCGATTTGCTAGTGCAGCGCATCAATGTACCGGTTTTGATTTATAATGCTGGTTTTGGAGGGACCAACATGGAATATAATTACAAGGCAGCCTACGATATTCCCTTTGACCACGGCTTCATCAAGTATTCGATTCGAATGCCCTACGTCAATCTGCGAAATCTGATGAATTTATACGTACCCTCAACGGGTATTCGGGCCATTCTTCTCCAGCATGGTGAAAATGATCGCGGTAATCCAACGGATCTTATCGTTACGCATCACTACGGCGTGATCGACAAGGTCCGTCAGGAGTTCGGTAAGCCAAACCTGGCCTGGATTATCGCCCTGTCGTCATTTGTCGGCGCCCCCTTCGATAATGTTCGGCAGGCTCAGCTTCAGGTTATCAATCGACAGAATTACCTGACCTATATGGGGCCTGACCTGGATAATGTTAACTCACCGGCTGACCGTCCTGATGGTATCCACTTTTCGGCTTCGGGCCAGAACCAGGTGGGGGCTTTATGGGCCAATGCCATCAGCAATAGCTATCTTCAGTCCATACAGCCTTATCTGGCCCAAAATCAACCATTCACCAGTATCGCCTGCGCGCCGGGCAATCAACTAACGTTAACTCAGCCTGCTGGTTATCAATACACCTGGAACACGGGTGATAGCATTCAGAGTTTAACCGTTGGAGCAGGAACTTATTCAGTACGTTTACGCGATCCTCAGAAAAAAGTAGTTTTCCCTCCGGCCGTCACGGTACCAAGTGTGGTCAGGCCAGCTACTCCTACCATTACAGTCAGCGGCTCAATGTCACTTTGTTTACCAGGAAGTGTCACCTTAACATCCAGTTATTCAGGCCCTAACCTCTGGAGTACGTCGGCAGTAACTTCTTCCATTCTGGCTAACCAGGTAGGAGCCTACTCCGTACAAGCCGTGAACGGTGTTTATGGCTGTCAATCCAGCCCGACAAGCATTACGATCAGCAACGCCATGACCGATCTGTCTCTTTCGCTGGGAGTTAGTCGAAGAACTGCCGCCGTAGGAGACACTGTTACGTTTTCGTTAACGGTTAAAAATGAAGGCTCGTGCGACGCTGGTGCAGTAACTATGCAAAATCGATTGCCCGACAATATGGTCTTTGTCTCTTCGTCAACTTTAACATCTACTAGTGGCGTGATAAGCGGAACGATCGCAAACGTAGCACCAGGGCAATCGGTCACCCGACAGTATGTAGCTCGCCTAACAGCGCCGGGAATGTATCAAAATGCCGGACAATTAACGGCTCAGGCCAGGATCGATCCCGACAGTCAGCCGAATTCAGGTACTGGCGATGGACAGGACGACGCAGCTATGGTTGATTTACGAACCACGTCAACAGCGGGAACACTTTCGCTATTTTCTTCGCCGAATCCCAACCAAACCCCTTTACCGCCCATACAGAGTAATCAGCCTACACCAAACCCGAGTAAAGCCGACCTCAGCCTGACCATGGAATTGAGTCAGCGCTATGTAAGGGCAGGACAAACTATTACTGTTACGCTTAAGGTTTTCAATCTGGGTGGTCTGAATGCTACAGGCATCGTCGTAAAAAACGACCTGCCAGCGGGCATGCAGTTCGTTTCATCCCCTTCCGGTATGACTTCGTCTGGATCGTCGGTAACCGGGTCTATCGGCCAGTTGGCAGCCGGACAAACAGCTAGTCTGTCTTTTACAGCTACAGTTACCAGTCAGGGAAATTTCACAAATGTGGCTCAAATTATGGCCTGCAATCAGAGTGACCCGGATAGTACGCCCGGTAACGGTACAACTAACGGTGAAGATGATACAGCTCAGGTAGATTTACGGGCTAACAGCGCATCTGGCGCACGAATTGCTGCTACGCCGAATGCGGTTGCCTCGCCCAATAAACAGGCTATAAATGCTACGCCGACCAGTACTCAGGGGCATCGATTTTCAAATAATGCCCCAAAGAAATAA
- a CDS encoding YtxH domain-containing protein gives MSFLKGVLAGLAIGYLTAPRSGKETRDQLTQRVNDLQDQWDEGVAQVKSQIDSLVGNAENKVDRYANQAEKKVDHYKNEVQSSYNKERAKNTYNNKVDDVADAAKSGINNAEDALKIS, from the coding sequence ATGAGTTTTCTTAAAGGAGTATTAGCAGGCCTGGCCATTGGTTATCTGACGGCTCCCCGTAGTGGTAAAGAAACCCGCGATCAATTGACTCAGCGTGTCAATGACTTACAGGATCAGTGGGATGAGGGTGTTGCTCAGGTCAAATCACAGATCGATAGTTTGGTTGGAAACGCTGAAAACAAGGTTGATCGGTATGCTAACCAGGCGGAGAAAAAAGTGGACCACTACAAGAATGAAGTCCAATCGAGCTATAACAAAGAGCGGGCAAAAAATACCTATAATAACAAAGTAGATGATGTAGCCGACGCAGCAAAATCTGGCATCAATAATGCCGAAGATGCGCTTAAAATCAGCTAA